In Helianthus annuus cultivar XRQ/B chromosome 8, HanXRQr2.0-SUNRISE, whole genome shotgun sequence, a single genomic region encodes these proteins:
- the LOC110870572 gene encoding actin cytoskeleton-regulatory complex protein PAN1-like, with the protein MAFKKYKGDKAQYKEWTVGELKEELERIEKMTKDKVKHTPPVWAIYKKNIPDKAIKLKRMKEELITAEFGSRNQVTRWKEEKVIASYQRLEELRKKNPNVPQKPVYPEEEVLTRPQKLQVRKSTAPPAAILYQRRRQKQMNPKIPEDLAADTMASSGSGVSNTSDPMAFTSDDEMATDSGVYTSDTTSTDEDDFQPFALPIFGDDVPLADGPPGEDLPLVPILAPLPFAAVLFEEQPLDALPDGDIDLLIAGPPEGDQDGGAPMEDDVLLADIPVVDPIVPMVELPEMEVHSDSSASGSFESVASSIPPLGFGYIPRIDDDEEMEMEDELVPEEQPAEAPVLPDDQIPVMLADHQPAPVIPEPVLALDHVPVTDAPVVAPPTVEIPDVAPIPDPVTIFDDLAPFATHIDPRYADTHNGWIEEDDYPPYVVPVTPTTVPVTAPLDIPLFPPPTSDTHRTDLPITFLQDIPPPRPGEGSSRQPFGHTPFMTGDSQFIPQIPYHSIVPPVLSTAPFMS; encoded by the exons ATGGCAttcaagaaatacaaaggagacaAGGCTCAATATAAAGAATGGACAGTTGGTGAACTCAAAGAGGAGTTAGAAAGAATTGAAAAAATGACTAAAGACAAAGTTAAACATACTCCTCCAGTTTGGGCaatttataagaaaaatatacCTGATAAGGCTATaaagttgaagagaatgaaagaggaactCATTACTGCTGAATTTGGGTCTAGGAATCAAGTGACAAGGTggaaagaagaaaaggtgattgctTCTTACCAAAGGCTAGAAGAATTGAGAAAGAAAAATCCTAATGTTCCACAAAAGCCTGTTTACCCTGAAGAAGAGGTTTTAACTAGACCACAAAAACTGCAAGTCAGGAAATCCACTGCTCCACCCGCtgccatcctttatcaaagaaggagACAAAAGCAAATGAATCCAAAAATACCAGAGGATCTAGCAGCAG acaccatggcatcTTCTGGTAGTGGAGTATCCAACACGAGCGACCCGATGGCTTTTACCTCTGATGACGAGATGGCCACAGACTCCGGAGTTTACACCTCAGACACCACAAGCACCGATGAAGACGATTTCCAGCCATTTGCCCTACCGATCTTTGGAGACGACGTACCCCTAGCTGATGGCCCACCAGGAGAGGACCTACCCCTTGTTCCAATCCTTGCCCCTCTCCCATTTGCTGCAGTTCTCTTTGAGGAACAGCCTCTCGACGCGTTACCCGATGGTGACATCGATCTGCTCATCGCGGGTCCCCCGGAGGGAGACCAGGATGGCGGGGCCCCGATGGAGGACGATGTTCTGCTTGCTGATATCCCAGTTGTTGACCCCATTGTTCCTATGGTTGAGCTTCCTGAGATGGAGGTTCATTCTGATTCGTCCGCCTCAGGTTCTTTTGAGTCGGTAGCTTCCTCTATCCCACCGTTGGGATTCGGTTACATTCCTCGTATTGACGATGATGAGGAGATGGAGATGGAGGACGAGTTGGTCCCCGAGGAGCAGCCTGCTGAGGCTCCTGTTCTCccagatgatcagattcctgttATGCTTGCTGATCATCAGCCTGCTCCTGTTATTCCAGAGCCCGTTCTTGCCCTTGACCATGTTCCTGTCACTGATGCACCCGTCGTTGCACCACCAACTGTTGAGATCCCAGATGTAGCACCCATACCCGACCCCGTGACGATTTTTGATGACCTTGCACCGTTTGCTACCCATATTGACCCGAGATACGCTGACACCCACAATGGGTGGATCGAGGAGGATGACTACCCTCCGTATGTGGTCCCAGTTACTCCCACTACCGTACCTGTTACTGCACCACTCGATATTCCGTTGTTTCCTCCACCCACATCGGATACCCATCGTACCGATCTTCCGATTACTTTCCTTCAGGACATTCCTCCGCCACGACCTGGGGAGGGATCGTCAAGACAGCCTTTCGGCCACACACCATTTATGACAGGAGATAGCCAGTTTATACCACAGATTCCTTATCATAGTATTGTTCCACCCGTGTTATCCACTGCACCCTTCATGTCCTAG